TCAATTTATCTCCCACAGATCCAGCACCCATCAGTTCTAGGCCTGGACGTGGGCTCAGAGATACAAGTCAAGTACTTCGGCCGGGACCCTGTCTCCGGTCATGTGAGGCTCTCCAGAAAGGTCCTCACATCACCACCGCCCGGCATTGTGAAGAAACTTGACAAGAGTTAATTGTGACTGTGATATTATAGGGAAAAACAAATTGTGGATTAAAATTGACAGTGCTGTGTTGTGTTGTGAATGATAATGAGAATAAATTACGTGTCAGTGTAGTTTTAATACAGTTCTTTATAATGTGTATTCGCTTGAAAATGTATTGTGACTTGTGACTTTTGGTCATACGCGGAGGCTAGGATTCATGCAAACTGTATAAGAACTTTTAGGAATCAAAGTGGCCGGAAATCTGCTTATATTGTTTGGAGCAGCGCACGTTTTAGCAGGAGGCAATACTTGATACTTTTAGTAAGTAATGTAATGTTCTATGTCCTAAAATTTTGATAGTTGCCATCTAGTCTCGGTCATTGAGTAACCCATGACTTGCTTATGGTTGCATCTTTATAGCTCAGGTTAACGACatcaaaaactgtttttttttttattgaacatgAAAAATcttagtaaacagttgttgAAAGTAAACTGACGTTTGTCAAGGCGTCTAATTGTTatcgttattttgttttcattgttattttgttagGAGTTGCgtttcaatttcaatatgttggacaatttaaatgtattcaaagggtaaaactacttcAATTTTACCAAACTTAGACATTTTAGTCATGACATTTATACAAATTCCAGTATTATATAATGTACTATTTTGAAGATTTCTGTTCCATATCAATACGCAATGCTtcctgtattatttttatcattacgtGTAATATTATGTTGACTGCCAAAATCTGTAcataagtagaaaataaataatattccattGGATTAGaagagacattttattttattctatttgtcatcagaactacatactgTTGGCAATTTTATATGATCCTTGGGAGATAGTTAAATTAATTCttagtttagtttattaaaaatgtcatTCTTCTTCAAAAGATAGACTTAAGACAGCATGCAGGATAAGAtcaaaaatgaaacaacaaatTATCTCTTTAATTGTATATTGAAAGAAATAATCTGTACAttctatgaaaatattttatcacaaaagGACGTTTCATCGAAGGCACTAAATCGCGGCCCGGGCCGGCGGACGTTGACCCCAACACACCCGGGTAGGGTAACACTATGCCCCAACACCCGGGTGGGGTAACACACAATATCTATACATTGCAATCATACATAGTCTGCCCGCCAGCCCATACTTACACACTACAACaaattgtcaaaaaataaaggaataacagtacttcttacaaataaacgattaaatacgtaaaaaatatcgatacaaaaacgtaaacaatTAACATGTCaagtttcacattttttaatacTTGCAGTCTTTGATTTCGTTGTGACTACCAgcattaaattaacattaattaaataattatttatatttattttaattattacacattttgctcaaactatttacaaatattcgatgaaaaatataaatattgtaattcgATTAGGAATGCTCTACAGAGCGAGAATAACTAGAGATACCTAACACCGTGCACATAGATTAATAGATGGCAACTGGCCGTTGATAGTAGCTTAGCGTTGCAGTTCACTTTACCGACAACGAAGGCAAGACGAATTTATCATCTAAAGCGCACAAACAGACGTACAAACTCCTTATTATAACTTGgcgtgtaaaaaaataatatttatagaagaCTCATACAGTCTGTTTCTCCGCTCCCCATGACAtcgtacttatttatataaaaacgtaCAAAACATTAACGTCTCTAAATATTTGGCGACAAAATATCTATCTTAAAATAAGTCGCCTTAactacatttacatacaaagGTTAGTATCAAACATGGTTTACATTTACTTAAACTTAAGacattaattacaaataattatatcgataaaatgttCTGCAACACTAAGGGGATATACGAAAAACGCTATGAATTTAATTCAGGcgtttttctaaatatttaattctgttagtgaaaataatataattcaaattAAGTTATATTCAAACACGGTATCTTTGAGATCAGTCTGACTAAGACCTCGTTGCCACCGAATTTAAAGGCGTGTGCATACATAAGCCACAAATCATAGTCAAAAAaacttaatcataaaaaaaGATGTTCGTATATTATGCAAAATACCAAGTACTTTTTCTTCAATGGCAATAATTTAGACTTGGCGCGTCTCAGGTACGCTTTTGTAACTTGCGTAgagttttttttcattattatgataattattattcatttatcgATATAAAAGAATCTACTCGACCGGTTCACAACACTATTTTCGAGTcataaacaaaactacattatAACAATACTGACAGTTAGTCAAACCAACTCCACAGACAATAAactctaaataaatataaacgcTGAATAATCTGTAaagtttatttaactaaaataatttattaaatcacAATCGAATTAGCTGCTTcagttattatttataacatcgATAAATCCATTCAACAATTTAGTTAAAACCAGTCAAGTATATCCTAATGTATCGATTCTACCAAAATCTGGCAACACTTATCGTCAAAACTTACGATTTAGAGAGGCAACATTTAATGTTAGTTATCTAATTCAATGGCAAGATTTTACCGAATGTTTACAATATCGAATTAGGACGTATTGCGAAACtgagtatcgataaaaaatcgaTATCAGAACGACTCGTAAAAACGGTCAAATAGCCTCATTGTGCCActtaaataaatcgtttttttttacaatccacATCATCGTTGTCATTATCGAAATGCACGTTTAACAATGAACATGAGTATTCAATTTTCGAGGTTAGTTACTGGTTACATAATTCACAATTTCGTTGGAAAATCATGAACTATTCGGATGACGGTCGAAGGAAACCACAAATCGAATCTAAATTAGAATAAATCACAACTGGGATCTCGTAAATACAATAACTGATTTATCTGGGAACATAATTGACTCATTGTAATCAAGGCACTATTGGCGCTAAGGCACTCATTTTCGattctttcattattatttacccCCTATTTTTTAATGCACAAAATACTCCCTTAACATCATTTTGAAAACCCACATtaatacatacaatatgtaCGGAAAACCCCTACATACAAATTGATATTTAGAAACCACAAACACGAGAGAAATAAGTGTGAATATCAGAGTTCTCGTTGTTCTCTTTCTCGCATATCTCGGTAAGATTTCTCGTCGAGACATTCTCACACGTCTCTATAGCCTAAACACACCAATACCTTTAAGTATCGGACAGGGTTTTCATTACATATTGTATAACTTACCATTCCACTCATTGGCTCAGTCCGAAGATCTTCAAGGCATTAAAAGCAGTGGCTAGGGCGACATCCTCAGGTTTCTGGCCGAGGAAACCGGCGATCAGTTCCACAATAGCTGGGAGGGCACAAGGCTCATTGCGTTGGAACGTGCAGTAACGATTCACGAAGTTCATCGATCTGGAAATAATATttcgaatatttaattatagtctctttaatcattacaaaaagtcattagaaaaaagtcgtggtggcctagtgggcaaggAACCAACCTCATAAGTATGAGGGCGAGGGTTCGATACGGGGAGtcagaagtctgacaccagtctaaccaaggcggtattggggtaactgggttgatgaggtcagataggcagtcgcttcttgtaaaagcactggtactcagatgaatccggttagactggaagccgaccccaacatagttggaaaaaaggctcggataaTGTAAGACTCCGCTCtacaaaagattaaaatttatttgtcgTTAAAATCTTCAAGCACGAATCTTGTTCACTACTTAACTGACTGAGTCAATTTTAATTGGAAAACTCAATAACTTTTTACACGTTGACGGTTTTATTGGAGTTTCGGTTTTACTACTTCAAATTAACGACGATGCATGAAAGAGTTTTAATTAATCGATATAAGAAACCAAGTCAACACTATAGAtttaatcgatttttttttttgttgtaatgtgTGCATTCCAAACACGATAGGTATGATCTCGCGAGTCACGAAAATAGCACGTTGCACgattatttagataaataacatgttattaaCATTATGTTATCTGTACCAAAGTAGAGTATATCTTATCAGCATCATATGTCCCAATAATCTAATGTCTAGCTTCGTTATCATTCGGTAGTTTTATCTAGATAACGTTTATCTGTCCGGTTTTAAAAAGGTTATCGATATTTGTTTTCCTACTACAGGTATTGAAGTAAAGTtctgtacataaaaataatctcaTGTCAGAAATATGAAGGAGGTGTGGTATGGATATTTAGAGGTAGATACATAAAAGATTTTCAAGGATGGGACGTTACTCTTGACTGGACTTTAGGCACCCACTAAACTTATACCAGCCATCATcatgtcatcatctcccgagccttttcccagttTCGTTGGGGAtcggattccagtctaaccggtgcATCCGGTACGAGACGGTCCGCTGAGACGTATACCACCCCTTTTCTACCATAAAGACATAAAAAGAAGAGAGACCAGAGCTAGTTAGTTACTTTGCCAGATAATACCGTCTATAAATAACACATTAACAAAACTCACCTCTCAGTCAAAGAATCTTTAACATGCAGCGGCAGCTTCGAAGCCCTCATATTGGGATACATGAACGGCGAGTCTGTCTCCACCAGCAACTTATCTAAAGGCAGCAACCTCTCAGACAACAGCCTTCTGATTCCCCCATCAGACTTGTCCTTACAAATATAACCCGTTATACCCAGATAGAACCCCTTCTCGATATACTTTAGCCCTTGTTCCACGGACCCAGTGAACGAGTGAATGACAACAGCCGGCAGACGACTACCAAATTCGTCTAGAATTTTTATTAAGTCGTCCTGAGCTTCTTTTTCGTGTACGAATAGGGGCTTTCGTAGTTCGCATGCCATTTCGACCTGTAACAACATAATAAGAGATAATTAATCGTTGTTTCACTAGACCTGGAATGGGTATCGGATCTAAAAACCATCGCCTTTAAAGtccaaatgtttttattgtaaacgtCTTCATAAAGAAACTCCACGGATCTTCAGCGTCAATAAggaaacaaataacaaatacatGTTATTCATAAATCTGGTATTCAATGACAACATATAAACAATAACGTCAGTGTTACAGATGATTCAACTTGTTATCAACCGCAGAACCTACAGATGGAACGACTCAGCTAGTCTTATTAGTTTTATAGGGGAGAGCTTACAATACTAGAAAATTTACTTGTAGTAAAAGGAGAAGGATCTCTAAGgatatcagccagctgcgcaggacaaaATAGTGCCCAAGCATTTGCGGAGACACAAATGCACTCATTATATTCCTTattttcttcactctcataacccgacgGGACAGCAATTCGAAAGGACAGGGCTGACATTTACGTACTCTCTAACGCACCGAAGAATTTAGGGCCAAACTAGGAACTTAACAAATTATTCTACTACTAGCTCGAAGACGAATATGTCCAGGacagagcgaagtggaagaagaggATATGGAAAGCAGACCCCGTCATGAAGAAGAAGATCCTACCAAGTAAAAATTGCACTCACTTTCTGCAAAGCAATGACACAAGCTAATATAGATCGAAAGCCATTAATTGCTATCGTCGATCGCGCTAAATTTACACGGACGCGTCGACAGCGTCTGGTCGTAGCTATTAATAGTTAGACATAACTTGTCCAGTTCTTTGATCTAACGAAGCTTCCGTCGTGggtaatatattttactagtgttttgggaagaagtttaatttttaattgattattcTAAGgattggttttattatgaactatTTCGCTcgcgagttcggttatatcgcgtttccaagagaattcttcaaaagtccgggataaatattctatgttctttctcaaggtcaactctatctctgtaccaaattttaatacaatcagttcagtggtttagacgtgaaagcgtaacagacagacagacagaggtactttcgcatttacaattaGTAGGGAttcgttgttttgaatttattatgttttaactgAGAACATAATGTCCTAATCAAAGATTCATCCCGTTGTTTTAGTAAAATCCCGTGAAAACTAGTTCAAGTagcaggataaaatatagcctccaTATGTCACCTGAAGATAGtcattttcaaatcggtttagtagccTCAGACAGAGCACaaataaacatagaaaataatCCTGCATAATATTAGTACGAAGCATAATTGTCTAGTATAGATAAACACAtagtctaaatatataaaactcaaaggtgactgactgactgactgacatagtgatctatcaacgcacagctgaaaccactggacggatcgggctgaaatttggcatgcaggtagatgttatgacgtaggcatccgctaagaaaggattttgataaattctacccccaaggggataaaataggggatgaaagtttgtatgaaactttgtcaattttaaacagatcggactgagactttgcatgcataaagctactatggcgaaggcaacccttaagaaaggattttgataaattccatccctaaggggataaaattaaattctaaacaGAGCAATGAATACATGTGCCGACGAGGATTGGGACGACTATAAGGCGGCCAAATCAAGGTACAAGAAATGCATCAGATTCCGAAGTACCAGGGGATGGCGCAAGTTCTGTGGTAACATCGAGTCCTGTCAACAAGCAAACAGGGTAAGGAAAATCCTAGCACAACAAAACACACCTGGTCTGGGCACTCTCCGAAAACCAGACAACACACATACCACATCGCCGGAAGAAACGAAGCGCGTCCTAATTGAGACCCACTTCCCAGGATGCGTTTTCACGCAAAATGTAGAATGGCATGAGGTAACACAAACACCAACTGAAGAAGATTGGTCATACGCACAAAAAATCGTCACAATGGAAAAACTCCATTGGGCAATTCAAAGCTTCCACCCATACAAAGCAGCAGGTCCGGACGGAATCTTCCCAGCGCTCCTGCAATGGGGAGGACCATACATCTCATATAGACTATTAAGACTAATGAGAGCATGCCTGGCTTTTCGATATGTCCCCAAAAAATGGAGGGAGGTCAAAGTAGTCTTTATCCCAAAGCCAGGTAAAGGAGACTACACAAGCGCAAAATCTTACAGACCAATCAGCCTGACATCCTTTGCTCTAAAAACCCTGGAAAGGTTATGTGAGCGAGAGCTGAGGGACGGTGCGCTAAGAAACAACCCCCTGCATCCGAATCAGCACGCATATAGCTCGGGGAAATCAACAGAATCAGCGCTTCATCTGGTAGTAAGCCGGATAGAGGAGGCAATAGAACAAAAAGGCATCTGCCTTGGCACCTTTATAGACATTGAGGGAGCCTTTGATAAAACAAACTTCGTTAGCATAACAACGAGTTTACTCAGACACAGAGCTAACCCGATGCTAACTGATTGGATCACAAACATGCTCAGCAAACGCGTGGTACGCTTTGAAGATGATGACAAATCAGCACTAATAGCCAGAGGATGTCCACAGGGAGGGGTACTGTCCCCGCTCCTGTGGAATCTAGTGATTAATGATCTCATCACAAAACTAAACGCAAACCACGACTACACAATAGGTTATGCGGATGACCTTGCCATCCTCATCTCAGGCAAGGTAACTGACACTATCTGCAACCTTACTCAACAGGCCCTACGAATCGTAGAACAGTGGTGCAGGGAATTTGACCTTTCAGTAAACCCCACCAAGACTGAGTTAGTCATGTTCACAAACAAACGAACGTTGGGACCGTACAAACTACCTAAACTCTTCAATACAGAACTCAAACTATCCAACGAAGTCAAATACCTTGGCGTCACTCTGGACAGTAAGCTGAAATGGAGTAATCATATAGACAATAAAGTAAACAGAGCCAGCATTACCTTTTGGCAATGTAAGAAAATGATAGGGAAGAAATGGGGCTTATCCCTAAGATAATACTATGGCTATACAAAACAGTGATCCGCCCCATGATCACTTACGGCGCCTTAGTCTGGTGGCCCAAAACCGACCAAACTACAGTCGCAAATAAACTGGCGCGAGTCCAAAGACAAGCCTGCATGGCAGCCACAGGTGGCATGAGGACAACACCAACGGCAGCGTTGGAAGCCATGCTAGGTCTGCCGCCGCTGAACCTCTTTGCACAGCAAGAAGCAGCAATGACGGCTCTAAGACTCAAAACCCTTAATCTCTGGAGCAAGTTGCCTACAAAACACACAACTATACTAAACAATCTTTATGCAGACTTTCCCATTATGCAGGCTATAAACGACCGCATACCCAAAGTCTTTATATTCGATAAGAAATACAGGATCCAACTTTTGAGGATCATCGTTACGAGGGACATAATCCCAAAGAACTAAGAATTTTCACCGACGGATCCAAAACAAGCACCGGCACAGGTTCAGGCCTCTTCTCAGAAGACCTAAACATACACATATTCACACCCCTAGGAGTACATAATACAGTATTCCAAGCTGAATGTATAGGCATCTCCCTAGCGGCCGAAGCAGTCATAAAGCGGGAAGTAACCGGTCACTCTATCCGAATACTCTCAGATAGCATGGCAGTAATACAGGCCCTAAGCAAACACTGCGCAAACTCCGGCCTTATACACGAGTGCCACCAACGGTTAAACAAGGTAGgcagtttaaataacataaccaTTCAATGGATAAAAGGACACAGTGGCTCCCGAGGCAACGATGCAGCGGATGAGCTGGCGAGAAGGGGATCAGACCAAACAGCAGTAGGACCAGAACCCATACTGCCACTCCCTTCGGCCACCTACGAACACTGGTAAGACAGCGTACTAGGCACAAACACAACCACCTCTGGACTAACCACAGCGCGTGCAGGCAGGCGAAGATGGCCCTCCCGACCATCAACGATCGCCTCACTAAACAGCTGATGGGCCTATCAAAGCAGAATTTACGTAAGTTTACGGCAGTTCTAACTGGACACGGCTCCTTCAATAAACACCTCTATGTTATAGGAGTTACAGACAGTCCCTTATGCAGAGCCTGCATGGGGGAAGAAGAAACAGCGGCACACGTGCTACTAGACTGCCCTGAAACCGCCATATACAGGGCTAAGTACTTCGGTAACCCAGGTACTATCCAAGAGATAGTCAGCAAAATTAAACCTCTGCTGGCTTTTCTCGAGGAGTTGGGGTGGATCGAGTGAATAAACACCCATTATCACCCTCACACGCAAAATACGCGCTTTGTCGTGGAGTTGCGGAAACCAGCCCGagtaatctaatctaatctaaaaggggataaaataggggatgaaagtttgtatacatcttcttagattttatgaagaagtcctgatgacgaatcagaattttatgatgacgttcgcttaaatacgattttgattaattcaacccccattcaacccccacgggtgataaaataagggatgatgaaggatgtaaaatgtattagtttgaacctatcagtacgtaatggaacgaacaaaataatgtttagttctaaatgttgagaagttctgcctaccgctattagatggcgctgtgcattttcgtctcatttctgaatcgcggtgttaagattctccgccagttaattaccttcgaactgaactgtaggtaatctatttgtttggttgctgcaaagaagttttgtaggccctaattttttacacacgctaaacaaaagtaaagccgcaaaaaccatacctaattaataataatacttcttaacgcgagcgaagccgcgggcaaaagctagtcctACTACATTTGTGATGACAAATACAGGTATCTAGGTCTACGTAGGCCCGTTTAGCATTACTTTATGTACACGCTACCCGTCTTTAAAGCACCTACATATTAACATACGTACATATCTGAACAACTTGTAAATAATGCTATCTATGTTATCATTACAAAACATTGTTATGACGACACGTGTAGGTACAGaatataattcaatataaaCACTTTCAATTTTCTCAGAACTATTATCGTACATGACTCTAGTGAGTGTATGAATGACTTGTATCGTTTGCCAAGCGATCAATAAACGTCCGAGTATTGGGTCAATAAActgtgttaataaaatattaattcaggTGTTATTGTAGCTTGCTTGGTGAGGTGAAATGTCGTAAAGATATCTTCGAATTGTACTGaacaatacagttaaattttcAGTAAACAAAATTGCTATTGGTAGTGGTAATGGAAGTTAAAATTTTGGAATAATGACAAAATTCTTTCATCTTAGGCTTTGTATAGAGTATAGGGCATAGGGCAATGGTCACTTTGatggtttttatcaacaaaaccATGCAAAGGATATGTTAAGCATAGAGAAAGAAACAGTACAATAGGTATTTTATCCGCATGCAAGAGAATTACTAAATGGTGCAATTGACAATGCTGATTAGCTGACATTAAAACAATTATCAGTATGACTAATTTTTATCAATGAATGTTCTAGCAGTTCAAGTAAATGGGCAAATTAAAGTGAAATTATGATGTAATTTTTCCTCAAAAACTTCACTGAATAAACAAGTATCCCAATACATctatactaaatattataaagctgaagagtttgtttgtttgaacgcgcaaAGCTCAgtaactactggtccgatttgaacaattctttcggtgttagatagcccatttatcgatccgtaatatttttatccgggttcgtgcagaggttcccacgagatgcgggtgaaaccgctggcagaagccagtATATCATAACTATCTCAAGTATGACACATAGTGAATCGATAAGGAAAATCAATAAGGACCTCTAAAATTATTCAAGGTGACTTCATTTAACTATCTGACTGAAATTCCGTCCAAGGCCTGCATATCATCACTTAATTAcactttaaagaaaattaacagAAGTACAAGATGAGGTCATCGGATGTCGAAATActaggtatataattataagGAATTTATTCATTTACTAAACACTTGTTTATTTAAGGATTCTTGCACCTGGGATGTTGCATATACATGAATATGTACATtatgtcaataaattaataaatattaaaaactagcttttgcccgcggcttcgctcccgtcaactgacttctctactttaccctatttttttaacccccgacgcaaaaacgacggggtgttataagtttgacgtgtctgtgtgtgtgtgtgtgtgtgtgtgtgtgtgtatgtggcatcgtagctcccaaacggatgatccgattgtaatgcggttttttttgtttaaaaggtatgtcagtcgggagtgttcttagctatgtttggtggaaatcggttcaggtcttcaaggtcatcagctcgtttgctagatgtgataggaatgttacacgctcagtttacttgcaagtatgtgtatatgtgggatctgaaatttgaaacactaatgtcttttggaaccactgagctggtctgctgttagagcacgaaggtaggagacgtaaccctgaactgccttttagtaaacccatcgagtttgggctcgttgaatttgtcttgacaagttctcttcatgtttctgattgacgacaacctgatgctggaaatgggatgtgatggatgaaaccctggaatgccggaatgaaacggataaaccgatttatatttttgctgaaaatctagaatgtccaaaggttaatctttattgtttctcaatctgtgcaattctctcagagccagtttgtcatgaggattgttaaacagcttcctttggccgagatcgcatatagcgaccccatcttaagataaaataaattaaatgaaagaaggaaaaattaaggagctcctttaaaaagcatgaaataaaattaaattataaatttaaaaaaacccccgacccaaaaaaagtacgcaataattatgacaaaaggttaaaaacgctaaactctataaaaagcaaaaaataacttttaacactacgtaaactaaattttgacgtgtcgggggaccgctttttaccttcataaatacttacataaatcaaatgatacctacctaattacaacattcgtttaaaaaaaacacgtatctaaagtaatgaattagagcggtccccctacacgacaaaatttagtttacgtagtgttaaaagttattttttgctttttatagtttcataagaaccttctcctgacaataacaaacacaacaaaaaaagaattagccaaattggtccaggcgttgttgagttatgcgcttaccaacacattttgcgattcatttttatattataagattaatacatgtaagtatgtattgATTTCAactttgctatttttatttatttacaaaagataaAGATCTGATAATGTTGTAAATTGtaagatattaataaataaattatttaacctTTATTATCTTTTAGGAAATAATTATGCAACAcctgctaaaatattttttgtttatttgtctgTTTGCTGAATACAGAAGCTCCAacactactgaatcgatttgaaaaatttactGTTGGGAAGgtacgctatattttatcctactatgttacattaaaaacaatatactaCCAAGTTACATTATATAGgtttcaaaaaacatttttattcttgCGTCTGCGATCCTTATTAGCGATCTAAAACAGGTCATGACTGCATACCTGAGTCAGCTGTAGCGCGTTGCAAAACGGGACCAACACTCAAATTAGATCATGTCAATGTACAGGCGAATACGAGTGCTCGAGTTTTGTGTTAGAGGTCAATAACAAGGTCGGATATTGAggaagtttaaaataaactgtaagtGGATTGAGGGATTGTTTGTAAGCTACCGCGGCTATGGTACAAAGGGCTCTAGAAAGAACAAAGACGGGCCACTGAAAGTCTAACAGGGTTCA
The sequence above is a segment of the Helicoverpa armigera isolate CAAS_96S chromosome 20, ASM3070526v1, whole genome shotgun sequence genome. Coding sequences within it:
- the LOC110382797 gene encoding 3'-5' ssDNA/RNA exonuclease TatD — translated: MTSEETQISEELKGCYENLIVIDIGANLTNKKYGRDLDSVVQRAKDAGVQKIMVTGTSVRNSKEALRLTRLYPSTIYSTAGVHPHDAKSMIEEDMWAELQETAAAPECVAVGECGLNYSKDFSEPHVQREVFKRQVEMACELRKPLFVHEKEAQDDLIKILDEFGSRLPAVVIHSFTGSVEQGLKYIEKGFYLGITGYICKDKSDGGIRRLLSERLLPLDKLLVETDSPFMYPNMRASKLPLHVKDSLTERSMNFVNRYCTFQRNEPCALPAIVELIAGFLGQKPEDVALATAFNALKIFGLSQ